One Aneurinibacillus migulanus genomic window, GTTTCACTACTTGTTAAGAAAGATCAATAAGAGGTATAACTGAACTGAAACTCGAATAATGGACACTTAAAAAAAGTCCGTTATTCGGGTTTTTTGTATGGGGAAATGACAGAGATACAGGTATAATCAACTCAATGAATACGAGTGAGGTAGAGAAACATGAGTAAAATCATCTTCAGTGCTTTCCAAATCAAACAATTAGAGACAAATCCTAATGTGAGTAAGGTTTCTGAACGTTCCATTACGTATCATCCGGATTTTAAGTTAAAAGCCGTCAAAGAATATCTGAAGAATAAAGAACCGATGCAGATTTTTCTTGAGAATGGATTTGATCTCTCGATCATCGGGAAGGAGAACCCAAATCAATGTCTCAAAAGATGGCGGAAGCTTTATAAAGAAATCGGGGAAAGTGCGTTTCATACAGAACGACGAGGAAAAGGAAGTACAGGACGTCCTTCTTCTAAACAATCTACACCGGAGGTGGAACTCAAGAAGGCACAGGCTCGAATCGCTTTCCTTGAGGCAGAACTTGATTTCTTAAAAAAGCTAGACGAGTTAGAAAGGCAGGCGTTTCAGAAGAAGTCCTAACACCATCAGAGAAATTTGAACTCATTGAGAGGATACTACGGCGCTTCTCTCATCCACATATGACACGTTATTTCTGCGGGTTGGCAGGAGTGAGCCGAAGTGGTTACTATAGATGGCTGCGTACCGAGAAAACACGTTGTGACAGAGAAGAGGCTGACGAAAAAGATTACCAGTTAATCAAGGGGATCTATGATGCTAAGAAAGGGCGTGCGGGTGTACGCACCATTAAAATGGAGCTTGAAAATCGGAAAAACGTCGTTATGAATCACAAGCGAATCCGTCGAATCATGCGAAAATACAATCTAGTAGCGAAAATCCGATGTGCGAACCCTTACAAGAAAATGGCACAGGCAACGCATGAGCACAAGATACGCCCTACCCTTT contains:
- a CDS encoding IS3 family transposase (programmed frameshift): MSKIIFSAFQIKQLETNPNVSKVSERSITYHPDFKLKAVKEYLKNKEPMQIFLENGFDLSIIGKENPNQCLKRWRKLYKEIGESAFHTERRGKGSTGRPSSKQSTPEVELKKAQARIAFLEAELGFLKKARRVRKAGVSEEVLTPSEKFELIERILRRFSHPHMTRYFCGLAGVSRSGYYRWLRTEKTRCDREEADEKDYQLIKGIYDAKKGRAGVRTIKMELENRKNVVMNHKRIRRIMRKYNLVAKIRCANPYKKMAQATHEHKIRPTLLKRNFDQGEPQKVFLTDITYLFYGNGKKAYLSCVKDGATREIVAYHLSESLQMELVYRTLDKLAEQLDHSIHPEAILHSDQGVHYTNPAYQKRIIELGLTPSMSRKGNCWDNAPIESFFCHMKDEMEYTRIQSFNELKKCVEAYIERYNYYRCQWTLEKLTPVEYRNQLLAA